Proteins found in one Myxococcota bacterium genomic segment:
- a CDS encoding PqqD family protein — protein sequence MTAPVREEGIIARRIADETILVPATRRAREMALFTLNEVGTFVWEHIDGARDTAALADAVAASFDVDVDRARSDVERFLGELLAAGCLAGSEVPEPGGPA from the coding sequence GTGACCGCTCCGGTGCGAGAAGAAGGCATCATTGCGCGACGCATCGCCGACGAGACGATTCTCGTTCCGGCGACCCGGCGTGCACGCGAGATGGCCCTGTTCACCTTGAATGAGGTCGGCACTTTCGTGTGGGAACACATCGATGGGGCGCGCGACACCGCGGCGCTGGCCGACGCGGTGGCGGCGTCCTTCGACGTCGATGTCGATCGGGCCCGGAGCGATGTCGAGCGCTTCCTCGGCGAACTGCTTGCGGCGGGTTGTCTGGCCGGAAGCGAAGTCCCCGAACCAGGAGGTCCTGCATGA
- a CDS encoding nucleotidyltransferase family protein, translating into MLPRTGKPAQRWLAHLLRACEGSIRPGDPFDDLDPFEPRAVLRAAERARVAPLLHRALEAGRIADPLPSSFRSACERIYYASLRKNLIALETSASLFEELAAAGIPAAPLKGWAFVTGSDPLYPDCGTRPMDDLDLIVDPAHREPAFALLESRGFRPVNDSAARVAGGHEVAFHRRVSGADLFVELHWAWAGKESLMREFAVSGADFLGSLCEESDDGTRRQTELGAILFTSLHATRHTLERWIWLVDLHRLLTRREPDWEGLLREAARWRVRRPLYAAFAATRELLRTPIPKEVLSELAPGPVRKRLLHRSLARTAQEPRHQRRAWTVKLLLGESWWDVARTAAWAASPGEAWFSEPGRRPDAHPLHAWRSRPGGDA; encoded by the coding sequence GTGCTCCCGAGAACGGGAAAACCTGCCCAGCGCTGGCTCGCGCATCTGCTGCGCGCGTGCGAGGGCTCGATCCGGCCCGGAGATCCCTTCGATGACCTCGATCCGTTCGAGCCCCGCGCCGTGCTGCGGGCCGCCGAGCGCGCGCGCGTGGCTCCGCTGCTGCATCGCGCGCTCGAGGCCGGGCGCATCGCCGACCCGCTGCCCAGCTCGTTCCGCAGCGCCTGTGAGCGCATCTACTACGCATCGCTGCGCAAGAACCTGATCGCGCTCGAGACCTCCGCGTCGCTCTTCGAAGAACTCGCGGCGGCCGGGATTCCCGCGGCCCCGCTCAAGGGCTGGGCCTTCGTCACCGGATCCGATCCGCTGTATCCCGACTGCGGCACCCGCCCGATGGACGACCTCGACCTGATCGTCGATCCGGCCCACCGAGAGCCCGCTTTCGCGCTGCTCGAGAGCCGCGGCTTCCGGCCGGTGAACGACAGCGCTGCGCGTGTGGCCGGAGGACATGAGGTGGCCTTCCACCGCCGCGTGTCCGGTGCCGATCTCTTCGTCGAGTTGCACTGGGCGTGGGCAGGCAAGGAAAGCCTGATGCGCGAGTTCGCCGTCTCCGGAGCCGACTTTCTCGGAAGCCTCTGCGAGGAATCCGACGACGGGACCCGCCGCCAGACCGAGCTCGGCGCGATCCTGTTCACGTCCTTGCACGCGACGCGTCACACCCTCGAGCGGTGGATCTGGCTCGTCGATCTGCACCGGCTGCTGACCCGGCGCGAGCCCGATTGGGAAGGGCTCCTGCGCGAGGCTGCGCGTTGGCGCGTGCGCCGTCCGCTCTACGCGGCGTTTGCCGCGACCCGCGAGCTGCTCCGAACGCCGATCCCGAAAGAAGTGCTGTCGGAGCTGGCGCCCGGCCCGGTGCGCAAGCGGCTCCTGCATCGGAGTCTCGCGCGGACCGCGCAGGAGCCGCGTCATCAGCGCCGGGCCTGGACCGTGAAGCTCCTGCTCGGCGAGAGCTGGTGGGACGTCGCACGGACGGCGGCCTGGGCCGCATCGCCCGGCGAAGCCTGGTTCTCCGAGCCCGGGCGCCGCCCCGATGCGCATCCGCTGCATGCCTGGCGCTCCCGACCGGGGGGCGACGCGTGA
- a CDS encoding glycosyltransferase family 4 protein — MRIAHVANTDYFCAFLLRPQLREARAAGHDVHVVCGPGPMVETLRRDGFRVHLVENSRRIEPLEDLRTLGRYVRLFRRERFELIHTHNPKINALAALAARMVGVRSVVSTVHGLYSHEGQRPWVRRTWRTLERNSARLADLVLCQSAEDVRTARQQRIVSNDRLRSLGNGIDIARFSPTRFGRDDRDAIRRSLGFGPDDFVVGFVGRLVREKGIPELLLATAARRGWRLLLVGPDERGVKRDALDPAVFAGHAGARWIGLQSDLPPLYAAMDVATLPSHREGLPRTLLEAQAMATPVVATRTRGCREAVVDGQSGWLVPTRRPRALGAALEALAKDPALRLRLGLAGRDRAERLYDEQAVFDRIELAYRELARPSRLPMRLPVRADVLLTPQ, encoded by the coding sequence ATGCGAATCGCTCACGTTGCGAACACCGACTACTTCTGCGCGTTCCTGCTGCGACCCCAGCTGCGCGAGGCGCGCGCGGCGGGACACGACGTCCACGTCGTGTGCGGTCCTGGACCGATGGTCGAGACCCTCCGGCGCGACGGCTTTCGCGTGCATCTGGTCGAGAACTCCCGCCGGATCGAGCCACTCGAAGATCTGCGGACGCTCGGGCGTTACGTGCGTTTGTTTCGCCGCGAGCGATTCGAGCTGATCCACACCCACAACCCGAAGATCAACGCCCTGGCGGCGCTGGCCGCGCGGATGGTGGGCGTTCGCAGCGTGGTGTCGACGGTCCACGGGCTCTATTCCCACGAGGGACAACGCCCCTGGGTGCGCCGCACCTGGCGGACCCTCGAGCGCAACTCGGCCCGACTCGCGGACCTGGTGCTGTGTCAGAGCGCGGAAGACGTCCGGACCGCGCGCCAACAGCGCATCGTCTCCAACGACCGCTTGCGCTCGTTGGGCAATGGCATCGACATCGCGCGCTTCTCGCCGACGCGTTTCGGTCGTGACGATCGCGACGCGATCCGCAGGAGCCTCGGCTTCGGCCCGGACGACTTCGTGGTGGGCTTCGTCGGGCGGCTCGTTCGGGAGAAGGGCATCCCCGAGCTGCTCCTCGCCACGGCGGCGCGTCGTGGGTGGCGACTCCTGCTGGTCGGGCCGGACGAACGCGGCGTGAAGCGCGATGCGCTCGATCCGGCGGTGTTCGCGGGCCACGCCGGCGCGCGTTGGATCGGGCTCCAATCCGATCTTCCTCCGCTCTACGCGGCGATGGACGTCGCGACCCTGCCATCCCACCGCGAGGGCTTGCCGCGGACGTTGCTCGAGGCCCAGGCGATGGCAACACCCGTGGTCGCGACGCGCACCCGCGGCTGTCGCGAGGCCGTGGTGGATGGACAGAGCGGCTGGTTGGTCCCGACGCGCCGGCCGCGCGCGCTCGGTGCTGCGCTCGAGGCCCTCGCGAAGGACCCGGCGCTCCGTCTGCGGTTGGGCCTTGCGGGACGAGATCGCGCCGAGCGCCTCTACGACGAGCAGGCGGTCTTCGACCGGATCGAGCTGGCCTACCGGGAGCTGGCGCGCCCGTCGCGGCTGCCGATGCGCCTTCCCGTGCGCGCAGACGTCCTGCTAACTCCCCAATAA
- the asnB gene encoding asparagine synthase (glutamine-hydrolyzing) has protein sequence MCGIAGWVGRGPVDAGVLDAMGRALSHRGPDGGASACFAPFPFEGDVFAGGFAHRRLAVFDPSQAGAQPMRSRSGRFTIVFNGEIYNHHELRRRLPGFPWRTGTDTEVLVELLEREGLAVLAELNGMFAFAAWDDEEKRLWLARDRLGIKPLYLREDKDGVAFASELRGLLAGPRFARRLDLDALSSYLDFGFVPAPRTALEGVEKLSPGCLLEWRPGRSRRVRWWRLPAGRDGAPDAGWREELTLRMLDAVRIQLRSDVPLGCFLSGGIDSSLIAALAKRERGDLTTFSLAFPDAPGFDESLRARRTAARLGTRHVEIPLSSSQAGAEVPSLLQELDEPFADSSLVPVHALARGARDHVTVALAGDGADELFAGYRRYRADVWLRRWHRLPLAARERGLAPWLRSLSPDRSTRLGEWVRRARRVLEVDGIGEADRLFAMTRLIGDGQKTSLVPALEGRGDSARQRFDEHHALAGGRDALDTQLRVDLGFGLPDDMLTKVDRASMAFGLEVRVPFLDHRLVEHVARLPSGLKLRGTRSKAALLDVFGGWLSREVRRAPKHGFEAPLSMWLRGPLRELTHDTLAERRLQDQGVFDVGSVSRMLDDHDRGVTDHGWRLWSLVVWSDWTRRMGVD, from the coding sequence ATGTGTGGGATTGCCGGTTGGGTGGGCCGAGGACCCGTCGACGCGGGCGTGCTCGACGCGATGGGTCGGGCGCTCTCGCATCGCGGGCCCGATGGCGGTGCGAGCGCGTGCTTCGCGCCGTTCCCCTTCGAAGGAGACGTCTTCGCGGGTGGCTTCGCGCACCGTCGCCTCGCGGTCTTCGACCCGAGCCAGGCCGGTGCTCAGCCGATGCGCAGCCGCTCGGGACGCTTCACGATCGTGTTCAACGGCGAGATCTACAACCACCACGAGCTCCGGCGTCGGCTCCCCGGTTTCCCCTGGCGAACCGGCACGGACACGGAGGTGCTGGTCGAGCTGCTGGAGCGAGAGGGACTCGCGGTCCTCGCCGAGCTGAACGGGATGTTTGCGTTTGCGGCCTGGGACGACGAAGAGAAGCGCCTGTGGCTCGCGCGCGATCGACTCGGGATCAAGCCTCTCTACCTGCGCGAGGACAAGGACGGCGTGGCCTTCGCTTCCGAGCTGCGGGGGCTATTGGCCGGCCCGAGGTTTGCGCGGCGTCTCGATCTGGACGCGCTGTCGTCCTACCTCGACTTCGGTTTCGTGCCGGCGCCGCGGACCGCGCTCGAGGGGGTGGAGAAGCTCTCGCCCGGGTGTCTCTTGGAGTGGCGACCCGGACGCAGCCGCCGCGTGCGTTGGTGGCGCCTGCCCGCGGGTCGCGACGGTGCGCCCGACGCGGGCTGGCGTGAGGAGCTGACGCTGCGCATGCTGGACGCGGTACGGATCCAGCTGCGCAGCGACGTACCGCTAGGTTGCTTCCTCTCCGGTGGCATCGATTCGAGTCTGATCGCCGCTCTCGCCAAGCGGGAGCGCGGCGACCTCACCACCTTCTCGCTCGCGTTTCCGGACGCGCCCGGTTTCGACGAGTCGCTGCGCGCGCGTCGCACGGCGGCGCGGTTGGGAACGCGCCACGTCGAGATCCCGCTCAGCTCGAGCCAGGCGGGGGCCGAGGTGCCGAGCCTTCTGCAGGAGCTCGACGAGCCCTTCGCCGATTCGTCCCTCGTGCCCGTGCACGCCCTCGCGCGCGGCGCCCGAGATCACGTCACCGTCGCGCTTGCCGGCGACGGCGCCGACGAGCTGTTTGCGGGCTACCGGCGCTATCGCGCGGACGTTTGGCTGCGGCGCTGGCATCGGCTCCCGCTCGCGGCGCGTGAGCGAGGGCTCGCGCCCTGGCTGCGCTCTCTCTCGCCTGATCGCAGCACCCGGCTCGGCGAGTGGGTGCGCCGCGCCCGACGCGTGCTCGAGGTGGACGGGATCGGTGAGGCGGACCGGCTCTTCGCCATGACCCGTCTGATCGGCGACGGCCAGAAGACGTCGTTGGTGCCGGCCCTCGAGGGGCGCGGCGATTCCGCGCGCCAGCGTTTCGACGAACATCACGCGCTCGCGGGCGGCCGCGATGCTCTGGATACCCAGCTTCGCGTCGACCTCGGCTTCGGGCTCCCCGACGACATGCTGACCAAGGTCGACCGGGCCAGCATGGCCTTCGGCCTCGAGGTCCGGGTTCCGTTCCTGGACCACCGCCTGGTCGAGCACGTGGCGCGGCTGCCTTCCGGGCTGAAGCTCCGGGGGACCCGCTCGAAGGCGGCGCTGCTCGACGTCTTCGGTGGCTGGCTGTCTCGCGAGGTGCGCCGCGCCCCCAAACACGGCTTCGAGGCACCGCTCTCGATGTGGCTGCGCGGACCCCTCCGCGAGCTGACCCACGACACCCTGGCCGAACGGCGCCTGCAGGATCAGGGCGTCTTCGACGTGGGATCGGTCTCGCGGATGCTCGACGACCACGACCGCGGCGTCACCGATCACGGGTGGCGTCTGTGGAGCCTGGTCGTGTGGAGCGACTGGACGCGGCGCATGGGCGTGGACTGA
- a CDS encoding glycosyltransferase family 2 protein produces MRVSVSIVTHQSANQIDACLAGVRKQGSIVDEVFVVDSGSTDGTIERLRERHPYVSLDAVGSNVGYAGGHNRNFLCARGDAFLVLNPDVVLGAGHVATLCGALDEDPRRGAAGGRLLHAHAPERIDSAGIGYDRWYTRFVDRGRGLPASQYRRDEDVWGTCGAATLYRSEALASVSGPEESPFAERLFMYYEDVDLAWRLRRAGWQSRFCADATALHARGGSGASVPFSEYYLVRNRLWVSLRNASRGELLRELPGLLGFELVKAVQALGRPHLRRALFDQCRGIPAALQARHRLAKGAV; encoded by the coding sequence ATGCGCGTCAGCGTGAGCATCGTGACGCACCAGAGCGCGAACCAGATCGATGCCTGCCTGGCGGGCGTGCGCAAGCAGGGCTCGATCGTCGACGAGGTGTTCGTCGTGGACAGCGGCTCCACGGACGGGACGATCGAGCGTCTGCGGGAGCGCCACCCCTACGTCTCGCTCGACGCAGTGGGGTCGAACGTCGGCTACGCCGGCGGTCACAACCGGAACTTCCTGTGTGCGCGCGGCGACGCGTTCCTGGTGTTGAACCCCGATGTGGTGCTCGGGGCTGGCCACGTGGCGACGCTCTGCGGTGCCCTGGACGAGGATCCGCGCCGCGGCGCCGCGGGGGGACGGCTGCTCCACGCGCATGCTCCCGAACGCATCGACTCGGCGGGAATCGGCTACGACCGCTGGTACACCCGGTTCGTCGATCGTGGCCGCGGTCTGCCCGCCTCGCAATACCGACGCGACGAGGATGTCTGGGGCACGTGTGGAGCCGCGACCCTGTACCGGAGCGAAGCGCTCGCGAGCGTGTCGGGCCCCGAAGAGTCGCCTTTCGCCGAGCGCTTGTTCATGTACTACGAGGACGTCGATCTCGCCTGGAGGCTGCGCCGGGCGGGTTGGCAGAGCCGCTTCTGTGCCGACGCGACGGCCTTGCATGCACGGGGCGGCTCGGGGGCTTCGGTCCCGTTCTCCGAGTACTACCTGGTGCGCAACCGGCTCTGGGTCAGCCTGCGGAACGCGTCGCGCGGGGAGCTCTTGCGGGAGCTGCCGGGTCTCCTGGGTTTCGAGCTCGTCAAGGCCGTGCAGGCGCTGGGACGCCCTCACCTGCGCCGCGCGCTCTTCGACCAGTGTCGCGGGATTCCCGCCGCATTGCAGGCGCGTCATCGGCTCGCGAAGGGAGCCGTCTAG
- a CDS encoding glycosyltransferase, which yields MRVLVVAYYFPPLGGGGVHRTLQWVRHLAERGDEPWVLTVDDAAWAHDPEGLRRIPEVARVVRVPNPDWGRVADWRDRRRSVPRGSRTTPGPGRLRRWLVPDLAVGWSALAIPAALALTRTARFDAVYTTAPPYSAHGVGWALSRQGLPWLADFRDGWLDCPTRVDFGPARRRLESRLEAAVFARAGSVVFAGAAAHERAVRRCPDLAARSTTVLTGFAPEDPAPMPAPSGPTLRLVHAGSIGLNQMASSFGRFLDALVAWRARRPNAHFALRLLGAEAGLSGEIGARGLQDWVMIAPAVPRAALGRELAAAHAALVLSADAPFGTDPIPGKCFDAIAAGRPLLAWTPAGGLADWVATAGTGVVIDPAEPRALGRQLDRWLDAVRNGGLPTLTSGERAAFAAPESMERIRERVVALVAAGGGNACASA from the coding sequence ATGAGGGTGCTGGTGGTGGCGTACTACTTCCCGCCCCTCGGCGGCGGGGGCGTGCACCGGACCCTGCAGTGGGTCCGGCATCTCGCGGAGCGGGGGGACGAACCCTGGGTGCTCACCGTTGATGACGCGGCCTGGGCCCACGATCCCGAAGGCCTCCGTCGGATTCCGGAGGTCGCGCGCGTGGTTCGCGTGCCCAATCCCGATTGGGGTCGCGTGGCCGACTGGCGAGATCGACGCCGGTCGGTGCCCCGCGGATCGCGCACGACACCGGGCCCGGGTCGCTTGCGTCGTTGGTTGGTTCCGGACCTGGCCGTAGGCTGGAGCGCGCTGGCGATTCCGGCCGCGCTGGCGCTCACGCGCACGGCCCGCTTCGACGCGGTCTATACGACCGCACCTCCCTATTCGGCCCACGGCGTCGGCTGGGCGTTGTCGCGACAGGGCCTGCCCTGGCTCGCCGACTTCCGGGACGGTTGGCTCGATTGTCCCACCCGGGTCGACTTCGGTCCGGCGCGGCGTCGCTTGGAGTCCCGTCTGGAAGCGGCGGTGTTCGCGCGGGCGGGCAGCGTGGTGTTCGCCGGCGCCGCGGCGCATGAGCGCGCCGTGCGGCGCTGTCCCGACCTCGCCGCGCGCAGCACGACGGTGTTGACCGGCTTCGCACCGGAGGATCCCGCTCCGATGCCCGCTCCCAGCGGACCCACCCTGCGGCTGGTCCACGCGGGTTCCATTGGACTGAACCAGATGGCGTCGAGCTTCGGGCGCTTCCTGGATGCCCTGGTCGCGTGGCGTGCGCGTCGGCCCAACGCGCACTTCGCGCTGCGACTGCTCGGCGCCGAAGCGGGACTGAGCGGAGAAATCGGGGCGCGGGGCCTGCAGGACTGGGTGATGATCGCGCCCGCGGTTCCGCGCGCGGCGCTGGGACGCGAACTCGCTGCAGCACATGCCGCGCTGGTGCTGAGCGCGGACGCTCCGTTCGGAACCGATCCGATTCCGGGGAAGTGCTTTGATGCGATCGCGGCGGGACGCCCGCTCCTGGCCTGGACGCCAGCGGGGGGTCTCGCCGATTGGGTCGCGACCGCCGGCACCGGTGTCGTCATCGACCCGGCGGAGCCCCGGGCGCTCGGTCGCCAGCTCGACCGCTGGCTGGATGCGGTGCGAAACGGGGGGCTGCCCACGCTGACGTCGGGCGAGCGGGCTGCGTTCGCCGCGCCGGAGTCCATGGAACGCATTCGCGAACGCGTCGTTGCGCTGGTGGCGGCGGGAGGGGGAAACGCATGCGCGTCAGCGTGA
- a CDS encoding glycosyltransferase family 39 protein, producing MNRNGELQRAVVFGGLLCLMTLALPNSLRSALAVCFVLALPLFAWIALRVPRDEAQALFALVAAAVGVRLIVATVIATLAPENFFSLDQRRYEWLGEAMARAWAGEGSLPENIHAKPGYYVWNALVYSAVGFVPLAVTFSNAAIAGGSVVLVYRIARDLADVRAARIAAGLAAFFPSLVLWSSLNLKDAAAIVTLLLVVRGTQRLQQRPSAGALVQLCVGVALLSQLRDYLVWIVLAGAAVGLVLPRLRSVPALLLVAATLAGVALTGAAGLQSEQMPSLRFDLLEQHRRNLAVGGSAYHGDADVSSPLAALRFLPVGLGYFLFAPAPWQLWNARQWMTLPEMLAWYALLPQIGFGLRGLWQRREAACLPLLAIAVLITVAYALVEANLGTAYRHRAQVLVLYLTIAAIGVARERSVSRSAVAPAEVPA from the coding sequence GTGAACCGGAACGGGGAGCTGCAGCGCGCCGTCGTCTTTGGCGGACTCCTGTGCCTGATGACGCTTGCACTGCCGAACAGCCTGCGTTCGGCGTTGGCCGTGTGCTTCGTGTTGGCGCTTCCGCTCTTCGCCTGGATCGCCTTGCGCGTGCCCCGTGACGAAGCCCAGGCCCTGTTCGCCCTGGTCGCGGCCGCGGTCGGGGTGCGGTTGATCGTCGCGACGGTGATCGCGACGTTGGCGCCGGAGAACTTCTTCTCTCTCGACCAGCGCCGCTACGAGTGGCTCGGCGAGGCCATGGCCCGGGCCTGGGCCGGGGAGGGCAGCCTTCCGGAGAACATCCACGCGAAGCCCGGCTACTACGTGTGGAACGCTCTCGTCTACTCGGCGGTGGGGTTCGTTCCGCTCGCGGTGACGTTCTCGAACGCTGCGATCGCCGGTGGCTCGGTGGTGCTCGTCTACCGGATCGCGCGTGACCTCGCCGACGTTCGGGCCGCCCGCATCGCCGCGGGGCTCGCGGCGTTCTTCCCGTCCCTGGTGCTCTGGTCGAGCCTCAATCTGAAGGACGCCGCCGCGATCGTGACGCTCTTGCTGGTGGTACGCGGCACCCAGCGGCTCCAGCAGCGACCCTCCGCCGGCGCGCTGGTCCAACTCTGCGTCGGTGTCGCGTTGCTCTCGCAGCTGCGGGACTACCTGGTCTGGATCGTCCTGGCCGGGGCGGCGGTCGGTCTGGTGTTGCCGCGCTTGCGCAGCGTCCCGGCGCTGTTGCTGGTGGCGGCCACCCTCGCGGGCGTAGCCCTCACGGGCGCAGCCGGGCTGCAGAGCGAGCAGATGCCTTCGTTGCGATTCGACCTGCTCGAGCAGCACCGGCGCAACCTCGCCGTTGGTGGCTCGGCCTACCACGGAGACGCGGACGTGTCTTCGCCCTTGGCCGCGCTTCGTTTCCTGCCTGTCGGACTCGGCTACTTCCTCTTCGCCCCCGCGCCGTGGCAGCTCTGGAACGCGCGGCAATGGATGACGCTCCCCGAGATGCTGGCTTGGTATGCACTCCTACCCCAAATCGGGTTCGGGTTGCGTGGCCTCTGGCAGCGTCGCGAAGCCGCCTGCCTGCCGCTGCTGGCGATCGCGGTGCTCATCACCGTCGCGTACGCACTGGTCGAGGCCAACCTCGGAACGGCCTACCGCCACCGCGCGCAGGTCCTCGTGCTCTACCTGACGATCGCAGCCATCGGCGTCGCGCGGGAGCGCAGCGTATCCCGCTCGGCGGTGGCACCGGCCGAGGTGCCCGCATGA
- a CDS encoding O-antigen ligase family protein, translating into MSKTRRAMGRPRVRVSARHWGLGLAWTGLVGLAVLFDGRTGVVEAGVWFAVAIPLAVVFGVGRLRPAPASLGLGVPLCLAALMAHASMASVPGEARQAGVAVGVCLAWCLAAAMAPRPVQHAMRAGLLALGTGVALWAIRGGDFGAAAAPFGNPARLAAFLLLPSALALSAWRRAVRAGAPRLARNLGVLVGTQALAVLATGSRAGGLALLVGIAIACWPDRVGSRRIHWPRSLPAWTAGAFALAAAATLALPVLAPGWFPWAGPAGESSVGIRWQLNAVGVRGLVDAWPVGVGLGGYRDAFLAMRPDTLAYAPRHAHHEPLQLLWEFGAAGALLLLALGVAIVRALRVGTVWAASTATAAATLWIFACFDSPLRVFALAFPAACVLGVGLRSLGPEVSGVWVRAAGVLLAAWVVVEAGSQFAFAQAMARADHALQRGAFAEAAAASRDARKLRPRSVDAWRQRAEIAEAKLVLGGGDGSIRRAAREARDRACAWAPARAVTFAERARLHWRLGDEAGARADLDRAILRDPVSPALRFERAALAWQRGDRETALADLARGIDVRPESVADVVTRFDRLGVPGETWQSMLPRRPKVHAAAGLALERAGHYAAAASIYESGARLAPERPQLAFAAARGWRVAGETSRAEAVLRQAERRWPEHAGLAVERERLAQGGEG; encoded by the coding sequence GTGTCGAAGACCCGGCGAGCGATGGGGCGGCCGCGGGTGCGGGTTAGCGCGCGGCACTGGGGGCTGGGCCTCGCGTGGACCGGACTCGTGGGGCTCGCCGTCCTCTTCGATGGCCGCACGGGCGTCGTCGAGGCGGGTGTGTGGTTCGCCGTGGCGATTCCGCTCGCGGTCGTGTTCGGCGTGGGCCGCCTCCGTCCCGCACCCGCATCCCTCGGGTTGGGTGTCCCGCTGTGTCTGGCGGCGCTGATGGCCCATGCGTCCATGGCGTCGGTTCCTGGCGAAGCACGTCAGGCCGGTGTCGCCGTGGGCGTGTGCCTGGCCTGGTGCCTCGCTGCGGCGATGGCGCCGCGTCCCGTCCAACACGCGATGCGGGCGGGGTTGCTCGCACTGGGAACGGGGGTAGCGCTCTGGGCAATCCGGGGCGGAGACTTCGGGGCCGCCGCGGCTCCCTTCGGTAACCCGGCGCGCTTGGCGGCGTTCCTGCTGTTGCCGAGCGCCCTGGCGCTCTCCGCGTGGCGTCGGGCGGTGCGGGCCGGCGCTCCGCGGCTGGCGCGGAATCTCGGCGTGCTCGTCGGGACTCAGGCACTCGCCGTGCTCGCGACGGGGTCGCGGGCGGGGGGCTTGGCGCTGCTCGTGGGGATCGCCATCGCGTGTTGGCCCGATCGCGTGGGTTCGCGCAGGATCCATTGGCCGCGATCCCTTCCAGCCTGGACCGCCGGTGCCTTCGCGCTGGCGGCGGCTGCGACACTCGCGCTCCCGGTCCTGGCGCCCGGGTGGTTTCCCTGGGCGGGCCCCGCTGGCGAGTCGTCGGTCGGGATCCGTTGGCAGCTCAACGCCGTCGGCGTCCGCGGGCTCGTCGACGCGTGGCCCGTCGGCGTGGGGCTCGGCGGCTACCGGGATGCGTTCCTGGCGATGCGTCCCGACACGTTGGCGTACGCCCCGCGTCACGCGCACCACGAGCCGCTGCAGCTCCTGTGGGAGTTCGGCGCGGCGGGTGCGCTCTTGCTGCTCGCGCTGGGGGTAGCGATCGTGCGGGCCCTGCGGGTGGGTACGGTGTGGGCCGCGAGCACGGCGACGGCCGCTGCGACCCTCTGGATCTTCGCGTGCTTCGATTCGCCGCTTCGGGTGTTCGCATTGGCGTTTCCCGCCGCGTGTGTACTGGGAGTCGGGTTGCGCTCGCTGGGCCCCGAGGTCTCGGGGGTCTGGGTCCGTGCGGCGGGGGTCTTGTTGGCCGCGTGGGTCGTCGTCGAGGCCGGCAGCCAGTTCGCGTTTGCCCAGGCGATGGCCCGAGCGGATCACGCCCTGCAACGCGGCGCCTTCGCTGAAGCCGCGGCGGCGTCACGGGACGCGCGTAAGCTGCGACCGCGTTCCGTGGACGCCTGGCGACAGCGGGCGGAGATCGCCGAAGCGAAGCTCGTGCTGGGGGGCGGAGACGGTTCGATTCGTCGTGCGGCACGCGAAGCACGCGACCGGGCCTGTGCCTGGGCTCCGGCGCGCGCCGTCACGTTCGCGGAGCGGGCGCGTCTCCATTGGCGGCTCGGGGACGAAGCGGGCGCAAGGGCGGATCTCGACCGGGCGATCCTACGCGACCCGGTGTCGCCGGCGCTGCGTTTCGAACGCGCAGCCCTGGCATGGCAGCGCGGGGATCGTGAAACCGCCCTGGCGGACCTGGCGCGCGGGATCGACGTTCGCCCGGAGTCCGTGGCGGATGTCGTGACCCGCTTCGATCGGCTCGGGGTTCCGGGCGAAACGTGGCAGTCGATGCTGCCCCGACGCCCCAAGGTCCACGCGGCAGCCGGTCTCGCGCTCGAGCGCGCGGGGCACTACGCGGCGGCCGCGTCGATCTACGAGTCTGGTGCGCGCCTCGCGCCCGAACGCCCCCAGCTCGCCTTCGCGGCGGCCCGCGGTTGGCGGGTGGCGGGGGAAACCTCTCGGGCCGAAGCCGTCTTGCGTCAGGCCGAGCGGCGTTGGCCGGAGCACGCCGGTCTTGCCGTGGAACGCGAGCGCCTGGCCCAGGGAGGCGAGGGGTGA